A single window of Rana temporaria chromosome 1, aRanTem1.1, whole genome shotgun sequence DNA harbors:
- the LOC120924658 gene encoding E3 ubiquitin-protein ligase TRIM39-like produces the protein MASADLRKELECSICLNIYTDPVTLKCGHNFCRDCIGRALYTQEEIGGYSCPECREEFQKWPALHRNITLRNIVENFRSAQQDQEKSGVFCTYCIHKPVPAAKSCLHCEASLCDNHLRVHSKSPEHVLCDPTTSLENRKCSVHKELLKYYCTEDSTYICVSCRLDGEHRGHQVETLDEASEMKKKKLRNVLQKLMAEREETEKRVQSLQEFRWMVQEKADQKTGHVNAFFRDLRRHLKDLEKRVQSEISGRAERVSLSMFYMIQQLEIKKEKLARKMGDIEELCNMTDPLTVLQESDTDDLYDTEDGDEEDRDTHDKLLHEGGDLDVVGISHILHTGLSDIMSQVNVQVGGPNIGAVQQTSVVTDILLDVSTASSNLRISDDRKTVSWSSDQNRPETPERFHHYPQVMSSQSFSSGRYSWEVAVGWADLWRVGMCYPSIDRRGEQSLIGANKSWGLVRGGNMYLVIHENNRTRLPGTVSSNRVRMDLDYEAGQMSFYELCDPIRHLHTFATTFTEPLHVGLCIWRGCLKISGGKCM, from the coding sequence ATGGCATCTGCTGATTTGAGGAAAGAGCTGGAATGTTCCAtctgtctgaacatttatacAGATCCTGTAACCCTGAAATGTGGGCACAACTTCTGCCGGGACTGTATTGGCCGTGCGTTGTATACACAGGAGGAAATTGGAGgttattcctgtcctgaatgcagaGAAGAGTTCCAGAAGTGGCCTGCACTGCACAGGAACATAACACTCCGCAACATAGTGGAGAATTTCCGGTCTGCTCAGCAAGACCAGGAAAAGTCCGGAGTCTTCTGTACTTACTGTATTCACAAACCTGTACCTGCTGCGAAATCCTGTCTGCATTGTGAAGCTTCTCTGTGTGACAATCACCTGAGAGTCCACAGCAAGTCACCAGAACACGTCTTATGTGACCCCACCACTTCCCTGGAGAACAggaaatgctccgtccataaGGAACTACTGAagtattactgcactgaggactcAACCTATATCTGTGTGTCCTGCAGGCTGGATGGAGAACATCGGGGACACCAGGTGGAGACTCTGGATGAGGCCTctgagatgaagaagaagaaactgagaaatgttctgcagaaactgatggccgagagagaggagacagagaaaagagtccagagtctgcaggaaTTCAGGTGGATGGTACAAGAAAAAGCAGATCAAAAAACGGGGCACGTTAATGCATTTTTTAGAGACCTCAGGAGACATTTGAAAGACCTGGAGAAGAGAGTCCAGAGTGAGATCTCCGGGAGGGCAGAGCGGGTCTCCCTATCCATGTTTTATATGATCCAACAGCTggaaataaagaaagagaagCTAGCCAGGAAGATGGGGgacattgaggagctgtgtaacatgacggatccactgactgtcctacaggaatcagacacagaTGACTTGTatgatactgaggatggagatgaggaGGACAGAGATACACATGATAAACTCCTCCATGAGGGAGGGGATCTGGATGTGGTGGGGATCTCGCATATATTGCACACAGGTTTATCTGATATCATGTCTCAGGTAAATGTACAGGTTGGAGGACCAAATATTGGGGCTGTACAGCAGACATCGGTGGTTacagacatattactggatgtaAGCACAGCTAGTAGTAATCTACGTATATCAGATGACAGGAAAACTGTATCCTGGTCATCAGATCAGAATCGCCCAGAAACGCCAGAGAGATTTCACCATTATCctcaggtgatgagcagtcaGAGTTTCTCCTCAGGGAGATATTCCTGGGAAGTGGCTGTCGGGTGGGCAGATCTGTGGAGAGTCGGGATGTGTTACCCTAGTatagacaggagaggagagcagtCTCTGATTGGAGCCAATAAATCCTGGGGTTTGGTAAGAGGAGGTAATATGTACTTAGTGATACATGAAAATAATAGGACCCGATTACCCGGCACTGtctccagtaacagagtcaggatggatctggattatgaggccgggcagATGTCCTTTTATGAATTGTGTGACCCGATccgacacctccacaccttcGCCACCACattcactgagcccctccatgtTGGGTTATGTATATGGAGAGGTTGTTTAAAGATATCTGGGGGGAAATGCATGTGA